ATCGTTAAACAATTCTAAAACAATTTTGCCTTGTTAAATTAAATTCTATATTTGTAGTAATAAAAATACAGTTGTAGATATGAATGTTAAATTATCAAGAAGAGAAGAGGAAGTAATGGAAGTTATCTGGAGCGGAAAACAAGTTTTTGCGAAAGATATTATCGATTCTTATGACGATCCAAAACCTGCGAATACTACAATTTCTACCTTATTAAAAAGGATGCACGACAAAGGTTATATTGATTACGAGCAAATGGGAAACTCGCGACGATACTATGCTTTGGTGAAAAAAGATGATTATTTTTCGAAAGAAGTAAAAGGAATGATTTCCAACTTTTTTAATAATTCGGCAACACAATTTGCTTCATTTTTTGCTAAATCGAACAATATGTCTGTTGAAGAATTAGAAAAATTACGTGATATCATCGACAATGAAATAGACCGTAAAAAGAAATAGCTTATGGTTGCTTATGTCATAAAATTTATTCTTTGCTCTGGTTTTTTGTATTCATTTTACAAACTTTTATTGGAGCGCGAAAGTATGTATAAAATCAATCGATTTTATCTTTTATTCTCGTTAGTTTTCTCGTTGACAGCGCCTTTGTATAAAATAGATTTACCAATTACAGCTAACGAAACAAATATTTCGCCTGAACTATTAGCTTTTTTAATGCAAAACCCTGACGTATTGCAACAAGAAGAAGGAATTAACTTTGGGGATATTTTAAATGTAATTTACATCCTATTTGCAGTTTTATTTTTAGCCAGATTTAGTTACAATTTGTACAACTTGTTATTTAAAATTAAAACAGAAGAAAAAATAAAAGACCACGAAATTACTTATGTTCTCGATTTACAATCAAGTCAACCTTATAGTTTTTGGAATTATATTTTTATTCCCAAAAAACAACTCGAGAATTTACATCAAAATTTAATTGATCACGAAAAAGCACATTGTATTCAGAAACATAGTTTTGATATATTATGGATAGAAATTTTTCAAATCCTTTTTTGGTTCAATCCTTTTATTTATTTCTACAAAAAATCGATCAAACTAAATCATGAGTTTTTGGCAGATGAATATGTGTTAAAAAGAAACTCTGATTTAAAAACTTATCAACATCAAATTTTAGATTGCA
This portion of the Empedobacter stercoris genome encodes:
- a CDS encoding BlaI/MecI/CopY family transcriptional regulator, encoding MNVKLSRREEEVMEVIWSGKQVFAKDIIDSYDDPKPANTTISTLLKRMHDKGYIDYEQMGNSRRYYALVKKDDYFSKEVKGMISNFFNNSATQFASFFAKSNNMSVEELEKLRDIIDNEIDRKKK